The window GCGACCGCCTGGACCTGGTACATGCGTTCCAGGGCGACCTGTGGGGGCACACCGAAGACGGCGGCCGTGGCGGCCGAGGAGGCGGCGTTGGCCTTGTTGGCGCGGCCCGGGAGCTGCAGGTGGATCGGCCAGGCCGAGCCGTGCGGGTCCAGCACGTGGTCGCCCGAGAGCGCCCAGCTCGGCGTCGGGCGGCGGAAACCGCACTCGCCGCAGAACCAGTCGTCGCCGGGCCGCTGCATCACACCGCCGCAGGACGGGCAGGACCAGGCGTCGTCCTTCCACATCTGGCCGACCGCGACCCAGATCACGTTCGGGGACGACGAGGCCGCCCACACGATCAGCGGGTCGTCGCAGTTGGCCACGACCACGGCCTTGGTGCCGGCCAGGCCCTCCCGCCACGCCTCCGCCATCATGCGGGTCTCGGCGGCCCGGTCCAGCTGGTCGCGGGAGAGGTTGAGCAGCGCGATGCACTTGGGGTCGGTGTCCCGCGCCACACCGGCCAGGTACTTCTCGTCGACCTCGATGACCGCGAACTTCGCGTCCGAGTTCCCGGCGAGGGCCGAGGTGATGCCCGCGGGCATGTTGGCGCCGAGCGCGTTCGAGACGACCGGGCCCGCGGCCCGCAGCGCCTCGGCGATCAGCCGGGTCGTGGTGGTCTTGCCGTTGGTGGCCGAGACCAGGACGACGTCCAGGCTCTGCGCGAGCCGGGCGAGGAGGTCGGGGTCGAGTTTCAGTGCCACCCGGCCGCCGATCACAGATCCGCTACCGCGTCCCGCGGCACGAGATGCCGCCGCGACCGC is drawn from Streptomyces bottropensis ATCC 25435 and contains these coding sequences:
- a CDS encoding Mur ligase family protein: MAGNSDPLTPRAKLAVTAGKAVAAASRAAGRGSGSVIGGRVALKLDPDLLARLAQSLDVVLVSATNGKTTTTRLIAEALRAAGPVVSNALGANMPAGITSALAGNSDAKFAVIEVDEKYLAGVARDTDPKCIALLNLSRDQLDRAAETRMMAEAWREGLAGTKAVVVANCDDPLIVWAASSSPNVIWVAVGQMWKDDAWSCPSCGGVMQRPGDDWFCGECGFRRPTPSWALSGDHVLDPHGSAWPIHLQLPGRANKANAASSAATAAVFGVPPQVALERMYQVQAVAGRYDVVQFMQRDLRLLLAKNPAGWLETFSLIDPPPSPVILSVNARGADGTDTSWLWDVDYTRLTGHPIFVLGDRKLDLAVRLEVANQHFQVCDTLDQAVQMCPPGRIEVIANYTAFQDLRRRVGN